The Manduca sexta isolate Smith_Timp_Sample1 chromosome 20, JHU_Msex_v1.0, whole genome shotgun sequence DNA segment AGTTAAACGTCCGTTGTATTCACTATATTTGAATTTCTTACAGAATATATAGCGAGACGTTTAGAAGATCAGGAAATGTTATAAAAGACAGAGCTGCAAatgtgagtatattttacttttcctTAACACGTGGCGAAACAACATTAATTTCCACGCATATTGCAATTATTTCGCTTAGTTTTTTACAACCGCACATTTACTTGGAGTAAGTTCTCTCCAAGAGCCTAATTCATTTGCCGATTAGTATGAGAACTAGAAATCGAACCCAGAACGTCTCGGTCTTTAGGGTAGACGGGGTGAAAGACCGAGAAGACGACTGGAGATTAACGTGagattatttaaatgaaatgatatATACAGAaagataaatacttatataatatattaaatgtataatgatTGTCTTCTTAGTCGATTTTGGCCGCGGCGACTGTAAAGGATTGGACAGGCATATTTAACTCAGACTTAGACTTACCCTATACTGATAATAAGGGTACCCAAATTTGTGCTTCTGCCCTTTGATGGACTTTTACGAGACTTATATAGCCAATTTTAAACAGGGTTTTATGCCAAtatttgacattgtgttactaaatgaaaccacatacttatctacttgggaATCACACGTTTCAATAATTTACTTGAGCggtggatgtaaaataaaaaagtgtaacttttgaacaatattaatataaagtaatttattttatgtgccctaatgccactactactattgtAAGAGAAACCGTCGCTGCGGCAACATAATACTTTGATTCAGAAATACACCAACACAcatgccatattcgcattaaactacaaaattaccaaaaaaatctGCAAACTAAAACCatgatttttggtgaaaatattcgttattaatggattttTGGCATCATATCAACGAAGGTGAAGATGATTATGTGGTCTCATTAAGTAAGACAATGTCAAAATTAACCTGTATATAAAAGTACGAGGTTGACTGAGTCCGCCCAGTGATGAGGACacctgcaaagtcttcgaaacgtcgggagaaaaccatAATAtcaaaaaccgcggtaaaatccgcaaaatagctttatttcaaAGTTTAAGATTcgtggaaatataaataaatattggtaagTCTTTaggatacaataaaaaaaaatctgcgaTGTTGTCGTGGTAATGCAAGTGTTGGAATTAGATAACATCTTCTCAAATACACAACtggtttatattaaaacttgtcTAATTTTCAGCCCATGGTctacaatgttattaaatattgctgTCCTGGTTACTACAATGTGAATGCCCAAGAAGAAGCTTCCAGgtaattgattaaatttatattttagtacagTTTGGCTGCTCCTTGATAATccattcttaaaataaaatatccattgtACATTCAGTTACAAAAGTcggtgaacaaattcaaaattccaaATGTGTGTATGTATCAACAATCttatttcttcactaaaataaactttagagttaacgttattttattaactaattttataaaaaggaggaggttctcaattggactatatttatttttattttgtttgtttgttacctcagaacttttgactaagtgaatcgattttgatgatttatttattggaagttggtgcttcccgtgtggattcatataaatttaattatttttggacaATTGACTTCGGAGATACATCAGCTTCTGATAACCTCAAGGACATTTATGAAGGTGACAAGTTGACAAGAGATAATGGGTAGTCACAGACCGGTACACGCAATAATGGGTGATTACGTACCATTCAAAaccaatatgattttttttcagtacTAATTGTTTGAAGTTATGCAAGATGAATTGTAAATCGGAATCATGCGTTAATAAGCAATGCGTCTGTCCTGAAGGATTCATAAAAGACACAACAGAAACTGTCTGCATTCCGAATTGTGGCCCAGGGCATAAACGCGTTAACGGAAGCTGTCAGCCGGAAAGCAAAATTTCATCAGAAAATAATGGGGCGAATAATAAAGTTGATGATACTGAGCCATATACTAGCAACTCTGACAAGTGAGTACATATAAAGATTTACAGAACATAAGCTTACGATTGATCTCTTGTAGGctgaaataataattgtgatgaTAGTTCCTACCGAGAGGGGTTCTCTCTTCTTCGTGGAGAGTAGATCCAGCGTTGGTTCCAGAGTTCGATTTACATGTCATAAAAGAGTATGAGTTTTTTGATTCGAAAGAAATTTAACCTCAAACGAAATTGAAATTTCAATTGTTCGGAATtgaaattaaagaattaaattcGGAATTTAAAGGAACACTTTTTCGCCATAATATAGGGCACATGAGGAAGCCCTCATCCCCCATACTGCTAtactaagctcaaaagcggtgttaaaaaaaatcaatatcttaatttttatgtcgtcagatagcttaaagaaatacccatccaatgaacttacctaaattacggtatcttgtttagaacttgttaaaaaaaaccttaaaataatttctctatttcagttttacatacaaaactatatttacaaaactccCATTGTCACTAAATATGGTTTCCCTGATATAGCGTTTTTGCGCTTAGCACACGCTtagtaagaataaaatataacttgcaTCAATTTATTTATCGAAATAGCCGCGACATaaagaaatcatatttttatgcgTAGACTAATTCATATTGTTCGGTTTCAGCTCTAACAAAACCCTTTTCTTCGTGTCTGCTGTTACTAacgtaatattattacttattgttttaGTAATAGTATTAACAAAGTGTAAAACCGTCGTCCGCGATAACAAAAGTAAGTAAtagcttataaaatattacgtatgaCTACATAGACTACCAGTCTTGTTACTTACATTTGACTAGATTTTCTTCACTGCTTTTTTAGTATGAAATgtttcttgaaataaaattcgaaCTGTCCACTTTTCCATGAGAAAATGtagcttttattatattttctgataCAGATAATGTGACGGAGCCCCGCGATACGTACGTGGACATGAACGGTGCAAGTCGGAATCCTGTTCTTTTTACGAAGAATGAATCCGTCCCCAAGAGTAAGTGTTGATAGTTGCAGTGATTTAGCGGTTATTTAGGCTTTTCCGCGAGCTAAACTGCAATAAATAACTTGTCTATTTCACAATACTCCGCTAGTGTTGAAGTATTTTCTCTTGGAATGAGTGGATTACaatatggtaagcgatacgtcaACCCAgaatcagtagaaacaccatgcaacaccttaaattacaaagtattgtttggtattccattgcgctcctCCTCCTGAGACATGgacgttaattattattaagtccagtagttacattggctacaatattctttaaaccggaacgcAATAATGGTTATATAATTCTGCTTggcgaaatagacattgcggtggtacctacccaggcggactatcACATGTGAGAGACGTCCCACCAATAATGTATGAAGAAATATCTCAGTTATATAGTTAAGCTTACTTAGTTAGTTTTCAGTCTAAACATTCTTATATTAatagaaatcaataaaaatataaacaagaagcgacgtaataaatataagtaattacacTCGCGGCTATGTcagcttaaagaaatatttgtttttctttttattaaactgCATTCTtacaaacttatatttattcatagatGCCATGCCGGGATGCAGCGAGGATAATGTTCTAAGGGGCGGTGTTCACCGACATAATGTCACCGAACCCCCACAATATGAATCTATCCAATATGGTAAGTGTGTTTAGCTCTACAAACGGCAAGGGATTAAAGGCCCGTAAGGCTTCCATGCGCTTGCGCATCATATTTAATTCATGACTGgccataatataaaaccaaTATCAAAGATATGAATTTATGCACAAGATATCCTTAAATCGCGTATATGAGCTTTAAAATTGATTCTTGAAAGTTCACATTCCACGAAGGTTAAAGAGGGCAGGGTTggaccaaaaataaataatgcactAGGGCCTGATACTTGAAGCCTAATATCTTATGATCTAATTATATAACTACATATAGTTAACTCTTCCGAAAATTTATATCTGTTTAGTACGAACTACAAAGAAGTTTGGTACAGACGTTGGTTCGACAGAGACGCTGTGTTACGACTATGTAGAAACGCCGCTACCGATTCATCTTAGAAAAGCTAAGCAACAAGTGCCGCCCCGAGGTTGAAGGGTCACTACACAGGGAACGCGACTCGCGGCTGAGCACGATCACTCGCACTCTCCCTGCCACCTCACTCCAACGCGTAATGCGCTGTACAGTCAGAAAAGATGTAAGACACGGCCGAGGCGCGATCCTATGTCTTTTCCGCGTCcctttcatacaaaatgtatagaaacgTCGCGCTgcaaaacatacagaaaaatcAGGGCACGGGCATGACGCGCGCTCTATTGTAAAACGTACAGAAAGGACAGGGCACCGTCGCGAGCGCCGATGGACCGGGGTGCGGGCGGAGTGGAGCGAGAGTGCCGGCACTCGCGCGTCGCTATCACACAAAACTACCTGCGTCCTTGAGTAGTTGCGAGGTGTTTAGAGAAGGAAGatcattgtatattaagtgaaaaAGCGGGGCGATTATGTATTAAACGttcaattttgtagtttaattgaaactcatccagttctctataattataatagaccaGAGTATTGTAATAACGCTCTGTACATTAGCGAGATATACCGGTGCTAATACATCTTCATCTACGGAAGAAGACATGTTATTGTGTCAAAATTGGACAGCTGTAAACCGTCATCTCTCGCGGCGCTCAGCGTCCGTGCCTCgtcttttctataatttttttaaaattacgacGGCGCCCCGTCCTTGCCCTGTCTGCGCCCTACATCTTTTCTGTGTGGCCTGCGCCTAAAACGTCAATGTATTCTACAAACACCCCGCACACGTCCGTGCTTGCACAACCAAAGGTGTCCTGCTAGTTCCTTGTTTGTGAGAAATAGATAAATATACTGTATAAAGTTAGTCGAGTTACCTGTTTAAGGTATTCAGTATTAAATTCTGgttccaaatatatataaaatatatgactttagtttttataggaattttagcACCTAGGTATTTTTGCCTTCCTAAGCCAAGCTTTAAGTATGAAGGAAAAATGGATACTTCAAGgtcatatttatacataatgacTGGTAAGGTAGGTCAAACGAGTCATCCGCACAAAGGTACCCACGCGATGGCAACCATTTACAATTTCTTTGGGGTTTTGAGATCATTTATTAGCGCATTTTTAGTGACATGCAACTGTGAAGTGTATGTTTAAAAAGGTCCCTCGACTAACATTACatactatattatacaaaaGTACAACTAGAagttaaaattaagttattaatgTGTCCAACCAATGTTTTCtgttattagtttaaaatagaCACGAAAaccaaaaatgtgttttaatactTTCTGTCTACTTCtagcaaaattatattctttgcaATAAACgacgataataaaatatgtattattaaagaCAGATAGTAGAGAAGGtcagtgcccagcagtgggacagaatatataATACGGGGATGAAAGTATGtagtatctttcctgcgggaaatcacggtaTAAAGAgtggtccttttggaaggctcgcgtggggacatggatccccCTTTAAGGCCcttttaagatacattactcttgttggggtttatacactttgctctctctgtctgtacttatggaggaaatacagccaaagacagcgcttgcaaggtgcagggactattgcagaaaagatgggaattatactgggtttATGGATGGAATCTaactggactggttgctgggctattgattgagacaacgggacacctgccaagtaaaatgtctcaatcttatgtattcaaggcagactGTAACTTGCCCCCGACTAGATGGCCATCCAATAAGTGGCTTAAGCCAAAGATACAACACCAGTGTAGGGGGCTTAAGGCTGTCGAAAGGTGTGCACCGATTCCACTATCGCGGGTCGctgtcgcgtcccggagcggatttcctcgctattacgcagattgtgCACTTCCatcctggagctgaggttcttagcttttgcgacttccacccctagccggccagttaaggcaagtcaagggtcagggggtctcattgAGCCCCCACGGattcagggaacgcggtgtcgccgctcaccgtcggctcgccacaaagccgcccctgcaggttgaaattattattattgtatatataaatataatcaaacatTCTGTCgctcctttataaatatttttaaaataaaatgctttattcatcacgtaggtaAACagagttgcgcttatgataagtcaaggtatatgagaatatttaattttaattatattataacaaataaaattaaaaatcttcaaaaatagcgttacgtaatacttgaacggccccttaggTAATTATTGAccttatcgcgttcagacaggcagacaaatgcggcgggagactttgttttacattatatttttgagAACGTTTTAAGGGCAACAATTTGTCATACATTAtcgttgcgtaactttaactgtttacacAGCA contains these protein-coding regions:
- the LOC115446289 gene encoding uncharacterized protein LOC115446289 isoform X1; translation: MSVKYLVLCVFSIVIIVVNSQVCTRTVTIYSETFRRSGNVIKDRAANPMVYNVIKYCCPGYYNVNAQEEASSTNCLKLCKMNCKSESCVNKQCVCPEGFIKDTTETVCIPNCGPGHKRVNGSCQPESKISSENNGANNKVDDTEPYTSNSDNSNKTLFFVSAVTNVILLLIVLVIVLTKCKTVVRDNKNNVTEPRDTYVDMNGASRNPVLFTKNESVPKNAMPGCSEDNVLRGGVHRHNVTEPPQYESIQYVRTTKKFGTDVGSTETLCYDYVETPLPIHLRKAKQQVPPRG
- the LOC115446289 gene encoding uncharacterized protein LOC115446289 isoform X2 → MVYNVIKYCCPGYYNVNAQEEASSTNCLKLCKMNCKSESCVNKQCVCPEGFIKDTTETVCIPNCGPGHKRVNGSCQPESKISSENNGANNKVDDTEPYTSNSDNSNKTLFFVSAVTNVILLLIVLVIVLTKCKTVVRDNKNNVTEPRDTYVDMNGASRNPVLFTKNESVPKNAMPGCSEDNVLRGGVHRHNVTEPPQYESIQYVRTTKKFGTDVGSTETLCYDYVETPLPIHLRKAKQQVPPRG